A window of Candidatus Jettenia caeni contains these coding sequences:
- a CDS encoding heptosyltransferase: protein MVRLGKSLPKKIAVFRALQLGDLLCAVPAFRALRRALPNSKITLIGLPWAKSFVDRFPNYFDDFLEFPGYPGLSEIVPQVKRIPAFFMTAQERRFDLAIQMHGSGIFANPITVLLGANVNAGFFLYREYCPDTDRFMPYPTGEHEIWRYLRLIEFLGIPLQGDHLEFPLFQKDERDFSSLDETAHLQAHEYICIHPGARLPSRRWLIERFAGVADALATSGLKIVLTGSADEIQLNETVGANMKAPFINLAGQTNLGALAILLKKARLLICNDTGVSHIAAALRVPSIVIVAGSDPSRWAPLDYQRHRIVYHHIDCRPCFVSTCPVGYPCANGVSAETVISQAKKLLQQNLHVKKEGVLNAPVTDINLACTR, encoded by the coding sequence ATGGTTCGTCTTGGTAAATCACTCCCAAAAAAGATTGCTGTTTTTCGCGCGCTTCAGTTAGGAGATTTATTATGCGCTGTACCTGCCTTCCGGGCATTAAGAAGAGCTCTTCCAAATTCAAAAATTACCCTGATTGGTCTTCCATGGGCAAAGTCTTTTGTGGACCGTTTCCCCAATTACTTTGATGATTTTTTAGAGTTTCCCGGTTATCCTGGTTTATCCGAGATCGTTCCTCAAGTAAAAAGGATTCCAGCTTTTTTCATGACCGCGCAGGAAAGGCGCTTCGACTTAGCCATTCAGATGCATGGGAGTGGTATCTTTGCAAATCCGATTACCGTCCTGCTTGGTGCAAACGTAAATGCCGGATTTTTTCTTTACCGGGAGTATTGTCCTGATACAGACCGTTTCATGCCCTATCCTACCGGTGAACATGAAATTTGGCGATATTTGCGATTGATAGAGTTTCTTGGAATTCCACTCCAGGGAGATCATTTGGAATTTCCCTTATTTCAGAAAGACGAAAGAGATTTTTCATCACTGGATGAGACTGCACACTTACAAGCTCATGAGTATATTTGTATCCATCCCGGTGCACGCCTACCTTCAAGACGATGGCTTATTGAGCGGTTTGCCGGAGTAGCAGATGCATTGGCAACAAGCGGATTGAAGATAGTATTAACGGGATCTGCGGATGAAATTCAACTGAACGAGACCGTAGGGGCAAACATGAAAGCGCCTTTTATAAATTTAGCAGGACAGACGAACCTTGGTGCACTCGCAATCCTTTTGAAAAAAGCGCGGTTACTTATTTGCAATGATACCGGAGTTTCTCATATTGCTGCAGCGCTCCGTGTACCAAGTATTGTTATTGTGGCAGGCTCCGATCCTTCACGATGGGCGCCGCTTGATTATCAACGTCATCGAATCGTATATCATCACATTGATTGCAGACCTTGTTTTGTATCAACCTGCCCCGTTGGATATCCATGTGCAAATGGGGTGAGCGCCGAAACGGTTATTTCTCAGGCAAAAAAATTACTTCAGCAGAATCTCCATGTAAAAAAAGAAGGAGTGTTGAATGCGCCCGTTACGGATATTAATTTGGCATGTACACGGTAG
- a CDS encoding glycosyltransferase: MRIAQVAPLIERVPPEMYGGTERVVYYLTEELVKRGHEVTLFASGDSITSAKLIPMHGKALRFDPDIENCYPYHMLELGMVYDKAREFDLIHSHMDFMTFPFTTLVSTPTIHTLHGRLDIHDIQKIYKHYRNCNFISISNAQRKFIPDLNWIDTIYHGYPLEKFPFNQKPEDYLVFVGRISPEKGPIEAIQVAKRVQMKLIIVAKVDSVDRDYYEEKVKPLITPPLIEYIGEKTEEERNEVMKKAKALIFPLDWPEPFGLVIIESLACGTPVITRNRGSIPELMIHGKTGFICETWEEMADAVQNLKDIDRRACRRHIEDNFSISHMVSRYEKAYEQITSNNRPKILPLRLGRGSVKSQVTS; the protein is encoded by the coding sequence ATGAGAATTGCCCAAGTTGCTCCATTAATAGAGCGGGTCCCACCGGAAATGTACGGTGGAACTGAAAGGGTTGTTTATTATCTTACAGAAGAGTTGGTTAAGAGGGGACATGAGGTAACCCTGTTTGCCAGCGGAGATTCCATTACATCCGCTAAATTGATTCCAATGCATGGGAAGGCTTTACGGTTTGATCCGGATATTGAGAATTGCTATCCTTATCATATGCTCGAATTAGGAATGGTGTATGATAAAGCCAGAGAATTTGATTTGATCCATTCTCACATGGACTTTATGACATTCCCCTTCACTACCCTGGTTTCTACACCTACCATCCATACCCTCCATGGGCGGCTTGATATTCATGATATTCAAAAGATTTACAAACATTACCGGAATTGTAATTTTATTTCTATCAGCAATGCACAGAGGAAATTTATTCCTGATTTGAATTGGATAGACACTATCTATCATGGGTATCCTCTTGAGAAATTCCCTTTCAACCAGAAACCTGAGGATTATTTAGTTTTTGTAGGAAGAATATCTCCGGAGAAAGGCCCTATTGAGGCAATTCAAGTCGCGAAAAGAGTACAGATGAAATTAATTATTGTCGCAAAAGTAGATTCTGTTGACAGAGATTATTACGAAGAAAAGGTTAAACCGCTCATAACTCCTCCGCTTATTGAATATATTGGAGAAAAGACAGAAGAGGAACGCAACGAGGTTATGAAAAAGGCAAAGGCCCTTATCTTTCCCCTTGATTGGCCTGAACCTTTTGGGTTAGTCATTATTGAATCATTAGCATGCGGAACTCCTGTAATTACGAGAAATCGGGGCTCAATTCCAGAGCTTATGATTCATGGGAAAACTGGCTTTATTTGTGAAACCTGGGAAGAAATGGCCGATGCTGTTCAAAATCTCAAGGATATTGACAGGAGGGCATGCAGACGGCATATAGAGGATAATTTCTCTATTTCTCATATGGTAAGCAGGTATGAGAAAGCTTATGAGCAAATAACGAGTAATAATCGGCCCAAAATCTTGCCCTTGCGGCTTGGCCGAGGATCAGTAAAGTCTCAGGTAACCTCATAA
- a CDS encoding indole-3-glycerol phosphate synthase — protein MTILDEIYKYKLYEVAENKKRIPIEVLKENSRKGQRTRPFGAALKSDANICIIAEIKKASPSLGIIRENFNPIEIAHMYEVHGAAAISVLTDERFFQGSLSYLTGVKETTNLPILRKDFIIDPYQIYEARSAGADAILLIAALLSREKIQHFLELAKELSMDCLVEVHSEPELKKVLQTNADIIGINNRNLATFTTDLEITFQLRSMISSEKIVVSESGITSRAEIIKLFKNGVNAVLIGETLMKSSDIAAKLRDLLGS, from the coding sequence ATGACAATTTTAGATGAGATTTACAAATATAAATTATATGAAGTCGCTGAAAACAAAAAGCGTATCCCCATCGAAGTTTTAAAAGAGAATAGTAGAAAAGGGCAAAGGACAAGACCATTTGGTGCTGCCCTAAAATCTGATGCCAATATTTGTATTATCGCGGAAATTAAAAAGGCTTCTCCGTCTTTAGGTATTATCAGAGAAAATTTTAATCCAATAGAAATTGCTCATATGTATGAGGTCCATGGCGCTGCAGCTATTTCCGTACTTACCGATGAAAGGTTTTTTCAGGGAAGCTTATCATATTTAACCGGAGTAAAAGAAACCACAAATTTACCAATTCTCAGAAAGGATTTCATTATTGATCCATACCAAATTTACGAAGCTCGATCTGCAGGAGCGGATGCCATACTGCTTATTGCCGCACTTCTTTCTCGAGAAAAAATTCAGCATTTTTTAGAACTGGCGAAAGAACTCAGCATGGATTGCCTGGTAGAAGTGCATTCAGAACCAGAATTAAAAAAGGTCTTACAAACGAATGCTGATATTATTGGTATAAATAACCGAAATCTTGCGACATTTACGACTGACCTGGAGATTACCTTTCAACTACGATCTATGATTTCCAGCGAAAAGATTGTTGTGAGCGAGAGTGGCATTACATCGCGCGCTGAAATAATAAAATTATTCAAGAATGGAGTTAATGCTGTTTTAATTGGCGAGACATTGATGAAGAGTAGTGATATAGCAGCTAAGCTTCGGGATCTCTTGGGGTCATAG
- a CDS encoding oxidoreductase, protein MVFSPLSRDITVDVAIIGGGIAGMSVAYFLSRQGKKVAVIDDGVIGSGESGRTTAHLTYALDERYYELENLHGRDGAKLIAESHNAAIDHIESIVRKENISCDFERVDGYLFRSGEDSEEEPLNKELDTLSRIGRKEVRLVKESPAPFHTGICLHFPLQGQFHPLKYLSGLAQAIIQRGGKIFTGTHAKDFNASGITTDTNYTINAHDIVVTTNTPVNDRLQMHTKQAPYRTYVIGARIPKDSVTKALYWDTGKNMGGVANPYHYVRIQPVDETNDLLIVGGEDHKVGQAYNNAYEKIEQWTKERFPMIKNIPYRWSGHIIEPMDSTGFIGRNPLDKTVYIATGFSGNGMTHGTIAGILISDLILEKKNPWADIYDPARKSFFAVKEYFEENLNVVKQYTEWLKKGDISSTDELASGQGAVMRKKLSKVAVYRDEQGIVHEFSAVCPHLGCIIRWNPKEKTFDCPCHGSRFTNYGKVITGPSNRDLNKLV, encoded by the coding sequence ATGGTGTTTTCTCCACTCTCAAGAGATATTACCGTTGATGTTGCTATCATTGGCGGGGGTATTGCAGGAATGTCTGTCGCATATTTTTTATCCCGACAAGGAAAGAAGGTTGCCGTAATTGATGATGGTGTGATTGGCAGCGGTGAATCAGGACGTACTACTGCACATCTTACCTATGCCCTTGATGAACGCTATTATGAGCTTGAAAATCTCCATGGAAGAGATGGAGCGAAGCTTATTGCTGAAAGCCATAATGCCGCAATAGATCATATTGAGTCTATTGTAAGAAAAGAAAATATTTCATGCGATTTTGAAAGGGTAGACGGCTATTTGTTCCGCTCCGGAGAGGATTCTGAGGAAGAACCCTTGAATAAAGAGCTTGATACCTTAAGCCGTATTGGCAGGAAGGAAGTTAGACTTGTAAAGGAATCGCCAGCACCATTTCATACAGGAATATGCCTTCACTTTCCCCTTCAGGGACAATTCCATCCCTTAAAATATCTTTCCGGCCTTGCTCAGGCAATTATACAAAGAGGGGGGAAAATCTTTACCGGGACTCATGCAAAAGATTTCAATGCATCAGGTATAACCACCGATACCAATTATACGATAAACGCACATGATATTGTCGTAACTACTAACACACCGGTGAATGATCGTCTCCAAATGCATACAAAGCAAGCGCCGTATCGGACATATGTAATTGGCGCCAGAATACCGAAAGATTCTGTGACAAAAGCACTTTACTGGGATACCGGCAAAAATATGGGAGGAGTTGCAAACCCTTACCATTATGTGAGGATACAGCCAGTAGATGAAACGAATGATCTCTTGATTGTCGGTGGAGAAGACCATAAGGTAGGACAAGCATACAATAATGCGTACGAGAAAATTGAACAATGGACTAAAGAGCGGTTCCCAATGATAAAGAACATTCCTTACCGGTGGTCCGGACATATCATTGAGCCAATGGACAGTACCGGCTTTATTGGCCGCAATCCTCTGGATAAAACTGTTTACATTGCAACGGGTTTTTCTGGCAATGGTATGACACATGGCACTATCGCCGGCATACTCATTAGTGATCTTATTCTTGAAAAGAAAAATCCATGGGCAGACATCTATGATCCGGCCCGTAAATCATTTTTTGCTGTGAAAGAATACTTTGAAGAAAACCTTAATGTTGTGAAACAATACACGGAATGGTTAAAAAAAGGCGATATATCGTCTACCGATGAACTTGCATCCGGACAGGGTGCGGTAATGCGAAAGAAACTATCTAAAGTAGCTGTTTATCGGGATGAGCAGGGAATAGTACACGAGTTCTCCGCAGTTTGCCCACATCTGGGTTGTATTATACGGTGGAATCCGAAAGAAAAGACGTTTGATTGTCCTTGTCATGGCTCACGATTTACCAATTACGGTAAGGTTATTACCGGTCCTTCAAATCGTGACCTTAATAAACTCGTATAA
- a CDS encoding ammonium transporter protein, translating to MAIRAIFKLYSVVCIILFCIPLLGIQKASCAAELYEDEFESQALDPSWLIIRENQSDWNLLVHPGYLRITTKSENLWQINVNNKIKLLRGAPLGDFEVVTKVTYNPKQKFQQAGVIMYESDDNYVMLTRQMDDVDNVEMSRELSRMSGSKSVPTTLTTLYLKLTKSGENVTGSFSGDGNSWTTVDVVSGAKLEHPKVGLVGFNAQLNTTVDADFDFFKIGAGGEGMASVLEDFLELTKYGKAIHVMAMLMVGFGFLMVFVKRYGYGAVTATYIAVSIVIPYYMFLKTQGIFGEPAELKMDRLILAEFCAASILIATGAFLGRLKMSQYMIMAFMFVPSYMLNEWIMLDNGMGLIPKGLLIDTGGSIVIHQFGAYFGLGVIVRMTTREDFNKKIESDKISNQFSMLGSMVLWIFWPSFCAAPAEISKMPLAAVNTILSLCGATVSTYIASTMIRKKIAIEDMANAALAGGVAIGSSCAHTTPKSSLILGFIAGILSVIGFALIQPRVQRIIKGIDTCGVHNLHGMPGVLGGLAAIFIAKNVIPGLQIKAVIITFIIAWITGLAAGTVVSLFGYRRQSYEDAVEFIVEEEHH from the coding sequence ATGGCAATAAGAGCTATTTTTAAGTTATATAGTGTTGTATGTATAATTCTTTTCTGCATCCCTTTGTTAGGAATACAGAAAGCAAGCTGTGCAGCCGAGTTATATGAGGATGAATTTGAGAGTCAGGCGCTGGATCCTTCGTGGCTTATAATTCGTGAAAATCAAAGTGATTGGAATTTATTGGTTCATCCCGGGTATCTAAGGATTACTACCAAGTCAGAAAACCTGTGGCAAATTAATGTGAACAATAAAATAAAGCTTCTAAGAGGAGCGCCTCTTGGCGATTTTGAGGTCGTTACCAAGGTTACCTATAATCCAAAACAAAAATTCCAGCAGGCTGGAGTGATTATGTATGAGAGCGATGACAACTATGTTATGCTCACCCGCCAGATGGATGATGTTGACAATGTGGAAATGAGCAGAGAACTATCAAGGATGTCCGGTAGTAAATCTGTGCCAACAACATTAACCACACTATACCTGAAATTAACAAAATCAGGAGAAAATGTTACTGGTTCATTTAGTGGCGATGGAAACTCCTGGACTACAGTGGATGTTGTATCAGGTGCAAAATTAGAGCACCCCAAGGTTGGGCTTGTTGGTTTTAATGCTCAATTAAATACTACCGTCGATGCCGATTTTGATTTTTTCAAAATCGGTGCAGGTGGTGAAGGAATGGCTTCAGTTCTTGAGGATTTTCTTGAATTAACAAAATATGGTAAAGCTATACATGTTATGGCGATGTTAATGGTTGGTTTCGGTTTTTTAATGGTTTTTGTTAAGAGATATGGTTATGGCGCTGTTACAGCCACTTACATTGCGGTAAGCATCGTAATTCCTTACTATATGTTTTTGAAGACACAAGGAATTTTTGGAGAACCAGCTGAATTGAAAATGGACCGGCTTATCCTTGCTGAGTTCTGTGCGGCGAGTATATTGATTGCCACTGGCGCTTTCCTGGGTAGGTTAAAGATGTCTCAATATATGATTATGGCATTCATGTTTGTTCCATCCTATATGTTGAATGAATGGATTATGTTAGACAATGGTATGGGGCTTATACCAAAGGGGTTGTTGATTGATACGGGCGGTTCGATTGTTATTCACCAATTTGGTGCTTATTTCGGGTTAGGTGTAATTGTAAGGATGACTACCAGAGAAGATTTCAACAAGAAAATTGAATCTGATAAAATCAGTAATCAATTTTCGATGTTAGGGAGTATGGTCCTCTGGATATTCTGGCCGTCTTTTTGTGCTGCGCCTGCCGAAATATCGAAGATGCCTCTTGCTGCAGTGAACACAATCCTTTCATTGTGTGGCGCAACCGTATCTACCTATATTGCAAGCACAATGATCAGAAAAAAGATCGCTATTGAAGATATGGCTAATGCAGCTCTTGCCGGTGGCGTGGCTATCGGTTCTTCTTGTGCTCATACTACTCCCAAATCATCTCTGATATTAGGTTTTATTGCCGGCATTTTAAGTGTGATTGGTTTTGCGCTTATTCAGCCACGTGTGCAAAGGATCATAAAAGGTATTGATACCTGCGGCGTTCATAATCTTCACGGTATGCCTGGTGTGTTGGGGGGATTGGCTGCTATCTTCATTGCTAAAAACGTAATTCCCGGGTTACAGATAAAGGCTGTGATTATTACCTTTATTATTGCGTGGATTACGGGACTTGCTGCGGGAACCGTTGTATCATTATTCGGTTACCGAAGGCAGTCCTATGAGGATGCTGTAGAGTTTATCGTAGAAGAAGAACATCACTAA
- a CDS encoding glycosyltransferase, producing the protein MRPLRILIWHVHGSYLYYLTQAFHHTFYLPSKPDRSQGYVGRWGHIPWSDNVHDIPVENIHSLDLDCIVFQSPEHYFQDQYEILSEEQRKLPQIYLEHDPPREHPTDTSHPIDNPNILLVHVTSFNNLMWNNNRTPTCVIEHGVIIPENISYRGEIERGLVVVNHLQKRGRRLGHDIFKSVRKKIPLDLVGMEAEKVPGGLGEVRHDLLPAFESRYRFFFHPIRYTSFGLAVCEAMMIGMPIVGLATTEMAAVIKNDVSGYIDTNIHTLIDRMKELLHDPSKARHLGKMARQYAEEHFNIHRFIHDWDKAFQRVTGFSSR; encoded by the coding sequence ATGCGCCCGTTACGGATATTAATTTGGCATGTACACGGTAGTTATCTTTATTATTTAACCCAGGCATTTCATCATACGTTTTATCTTCCTTCAAAACCTGACCGTTCTCAAGGTTATGTCGGGCGCTGGGGGCACATACCCTGGTCAGATAATGTTCATGATATCCCCGTGGAGAATATTCACTCACTCGATCTGGATTGTATTGTTTTCCAATCTCCAGAACACTATTTCCAGGATCAATATGAGATTCTCTCGGAAGAACAGAGGAAGCTTCCACAAATTTATTTGGAACACGATCCACCCCGGGAACACCCCACAGATACCTCACATCCTATCGACAACCCGAATATTCTTTTAGTCCATGTTACTTCTTTTAATAATTTAATGTGGAACAACAACCGAACCCCAACGTGCGTGATCGAGCATGGAGTAATCATTCCGGAGAATATATCCTATAGAGGAGAAATTGAACGCGGTTTGGTCGTGGTTAATCATTTACAAAAACGAGGCCGCCGATTGGGTCACGATATATTTAAGAGTGTTCGGAAAAAGATTCCCTTAGATTTAGTTGGCATGGAAGCAGAGAAAGTGCCTGGCGGATTAGGAGAAGTACGCCATGATTTATTGCCAGCTTTTGAATCCCGTTACCGGTTTTTTTTTCATCCGATTCGTTATACGAGTTTCGGCTTGGCAGTATGTGAGGCCATGATGATTGGTATGCCAATCGTTGGATTAGCTACAACAGAAATGGCTGCCGTTATCAAGAATGATGTTTCTGGTTATATCGATACGAATATTCATACCTTGATTGATCGAATGAAAGAGCTATTACATGATCCTTCAAAAGCACGTCATCTCGGGAAAATGGCCCGTCAATATGCAGAAGAACATTTTAATATCCATCGATTTATTCATGATTGGGATAAGGCTTTTCAACGAGTTACCGGATTTTCTTCCCGGTAA
- a CDS encoding putative amylo-alpha-1,6-glucosidase, with product MEQHLEDLQERFVKTANKIQIGNEYYIRASAVAVNLEKLVLKKNETFLVCDNRTDLPGRVSGEMGFYFEGTRFLNELDVRIAGEYPILLKSFANEDLMADLTNSDICQDGVVLIPRDSIIINRKVSVENALLVSEFTLKNFHIAPIRFSIEVSFGGDFMDIFEVRGAMRPSRGKLFPPEWQDGELFLSYQGLDNIDRTTSITLDPKPDEIEGREVRYWIELNPREEKKIRLTVKAKAEEEKKSFVLLMPSFKNTTHNNFDQWVQSGCSITSSNELFNKWINRSLRDIYILNTHTPWGLMPYAGIPWYVAPFGRDSCITALELLPFRPELAEGTLNFLAHYQGKTFNTFKDEQPGKILHELRRGEMANLQEIPFVPYYGTIDASPLFLILLYQYATWSGNLSKVKKWWPKALKTLDWIDQYGDIDGDGYLEYYKESPKGLINQGWKDSWDSVFHKNGGLAQAPIALAEVQGYTYMAKLGMSSLAELFSDFDLAKRLQNEAKKLKEKFHNDFWMEEEKFFGIATDKKKELCRIISSNPGHCLWAGLIDSKIAEQVAQRLFRDDMFSGWGIRTVAEKEARFNPMSYHNGSVWPHDNALILSGLKKYGLNSYVDKLATALSDVSTFFSDCRLPELFCGFRRTSTHGPTPYPTSCSPQAWSTGVVFEVLKAFIGLEGDAINNRVYFIRPQLPEWLNWIEITNLKISGKYLDFYVIRGPYTTTIEIQRKSEDLEVVIKG from the coding sequence ATGGAACAGCATTTAGAAGATTTACAGGAAAGATTTGTTAAAACTGCAAATAAGATTCAGATTGGCAATGAATACTATATCAGAGCGTCTGCCGTTGCAGTAAACCTCGAAAAGTTGGTTTTAAAGAAGAATGAGACATTTCTGGTTTGTGATAATAGAACAGATCTTCCGGGACGTGTCTCAGGGGAGATGGGTTTTTATTTTGAAGGAACTCGCTTTTTAAACGAGCTTGACGTCCGAATAGCCGGAGAATATCCGATTTTACTTAAGTCTTTTGCCAACGAAGACCTCATGGCAGATCTTACCAATTCCGATATCTGCCAGGATGGAGTAGTCCTTATTCCCAGAGACTCTATCATTATAAACCGAAAAGTCTCTGTAGAAAATGCACTCCTTGTGTCAGAGTTTACTCTAAAAAATTTCCATATTGCGCCTATCCGCTTCTCAATAGAGGTATCATTCGGAGGAGACTTTATGGATATCTTTGAGGTTCGTGGAGCAATGCGCCCATCCAGAGGTAAGCTCTTTCCACCAGAATGGCAAGATGGGGAGCTCTTTTTGAGTTACCAGGGTTTGGACAATATCGACCGGACGACTTCTATCACTTTGGACCCAAAGCCTGATGAGATTGAGGGAAGAGAGGTAAGATACTGGATTGAATTGAATCCCAGAGAAGAGAAGAAAATACGTCTTACCGTAAAAGCAAAAGCGGAAGAAGAAAAAAAATCTTTTGTACTGCTCATGCCGTCTTTTAAAAATACAACACACAATAATTTTGATCAATGGGTACAATCTGGCTGCTCCATTACATCGAGCAACGAGCTTTTTAATAAATGGATTAACCGTTCATTGCGGGATATTTATATATTGAATACTCATACACCATGGGGACTCATGCCCTATGCAGGTATTCCATGGTACGTAGCCCCGTTTGGACGGGACAGTTGTATTACTGCTCTGGAACTCCTTCCGTTCAGACCCGAGCTGGCAGAAGGCACCTTAAACTTCCTGGCTCATTATCAGGGAAAAACCTTTAATACCTTTAAAGATGAACAACCGGGAAAAATACTCCATGAACTGCGAAGGGGAGAAATGGCAAATTTACAGGAAATCCCTTTTGTCCCTTATTACGGCACTATTGATGCTTCTCCTTTGTTTCTTATTTTACTCTATCAATATGCCACATGGTCAGGAAATTTATCCAAGGTTAAAAAATGGTGGCCAAAGGCACTAAAGACCTTAGATTGGATAGATCAATATGGAGATATCGACGGAGATGGATATTTAGAATACTATAAAGAATCCCCGAAGGGTTTAATAAACCAGGGGTGGAAGGATTCATGGGACTCTGTCTTTCACAAAAATGGAGGGCTTGCTCAGGCGCCTATAGCCTTAGCGGAGGTGCAGGGTTACACTTACATGGCTAAATTGGGAATGTCTTCTCTTGCTGAACTGTTTTCTGACTTTGACTTAGCAAAAAGACTTCAAAACGAAGCAAAGAAATTGAAAGAAAAATTCCACAATGACTTCTGGATGGAGGAAGAAAAATTTTTTGGCATTGCTACAGATAAAAAGAAAGAACTTTGCCGGATCATTTCTTCAAATCCAGGCCATTGCTTATGGGCCGGCCTTATCGATAGCAAAATAGCGGAACAGGTTGCACAAAGGCTTTTCCGTGACGATATGTTCAGCGGTTGGGGAATCAGAACTGTGGCTGAGAAAGAGGCCCGATTTAATCCTATGAGCTATCATAACGGTTCTGTTTGGCCTCATGATAATGCATTGATTCTTTCCGGCTTAAAGAAATATGGTTTGAACAGCTATGTAGACAAACTCGCAACAGCTTTATCTGATGTTTCTACATTCTTTTCAGATTGCAGACTCCCTGAACTCTTTTGCGGCTTCAGAAGAACATCCACTCACGGCCCTACCCCCTATCCCACATCTTGTTCTCCGCAAGCCTGGTCCACCGGTGTTGTTTTTGAGGTATTAAAGGCTTTTATTGGTCTCGAAGGGGATGCCATAAATAACAGGGTTTATTTTATTCGTCCTCAACTGCCGGAGTGGTTAAACTGGATTGAGATAACTAATCTGAAGATTAGCGGCAAATATCTTGATTTTTATGTAATCCGTGGACCATATACGACTACCATAGAAATCCAGAGGAAAAGTGAAGATCTGGAGGTAGTTATTAAAGGATAA